Proteins found in one Carassius auratus strain Wakin chromosome 42, ASM336829v1, whole genome shotgun sequence genomic segment:
- the LOC113060943 gene encoding E2F-associated phosphoprotein-like produces the protein MNRQDDYDSYEIEEPSDEERAESSSEDELDILLNGTPDQKKKLIREYLTGESESSSGDEFEKEMEAELSSTMKSLEGRWTASSAPGQISGSGDATSTVDKQQVQEYDSIYFDSDSDEEGKAGSSQGPRRKQRSVLTNDELLYDPDEDDRDQAWVDAKRKEYRNQRRLPPSANRRNKPHAIPSSDAVLNCPACMTTLCLDCQRHEKYQTQYRAMFVMNCTVNKEEVLRYKTANKRKQNRHRKKARQESTSTSTEVEMESSAGLTDARLAGMDEEEMYHPVKCTECSTEVAVYDKDEVYHFFNILASHC, from the exons ctctgaggaTGAGCTGGATATTCTTCTTAATGGGACCCCAGACCAGAAGAAGAAGCTGATCCGAGAGTATCTGACGGGGGAGAGCGAGTCCTCCAGCGGGGATGAGTTTGAGAAGGAGATGGAGGCAGAGCTCAGCAGCACCATGAAGAGCCTGGAGGGCCGCTGGACAGCATCTTCAGCTCCAG GTCAAATATCTGGGAGCGGTGATGCCACTTCCACAGTAGACAAGCAACAGGTTCAGGAGTATGACAGCATTTACTTCGACTCCGACTCGGATGAAGAAGGCAAAGCTG GCAGCTCTCAGGGACCGAGGAGGAAGCAGCGCTCTGTTCTCACAAATGATGAGCTGTTATACGACCCAGATGAGGATGATCGCGACCAGGCTTGGGTGGATGCAAAACGAAAAGA ATACAGAAATCAGAGGCGGCTGCCACCATCAGCGAACAGAAGAAACAAACCACACGCTATCCCAAGCAGTGACGCTGTCCTCAACTGTCCGGCCTGTATGACCACCTTATGTCTGGACTGTCAGAG GCATGAGAAATATCAGACGCAGTACAGAGCCATGTTTGTGATGAACTGCACAGTCAACAAAGAGGAAGTCCTGCGCTATAAAACCGCAAATAAGAGAAAGCAGAACCGGCACAGAAAGAAGGCACGTCAGGAGTCCACGTCCACATCCACAGAGGTTGAAATGGAGTCAAGTGCAGGTCTGACTGATGCACGCTTGGCAGGAATGGATGAAGAAGAGATGTATCACCCAGTCAAGTGCACAGAATGCTCCACTGAAGTGGCAGTGTATGATAAAGATGAGGTGTATCATTTCTTCAACATCCTAGCAAGTCACTGCTAA
- the LOC113060941 gene encoding serine palmitoyltransferase small subunit A, with the protein MALGDAWKQLSWFYYQYLLVTALYMLEPWERTIFNSLLVTVAAMAIYTGYVFMPQHIMAILHYFEVVQ; encoded by the exons ATGGCGTTAGGTGATGCCTGGAAACAGTTATCTTGGTTTTATTACCAATATTTGCTCGTAACGGCTCTCTATATGTTGGAGCCTTGGGAGAGAACTATCTTCA ATTCTCTCCTGGTCACAGTGGCAGCGATGGCCATCTACACCGGTTATGTGTTTATGCCTCAGCACATAATGGCCATATTACACTATTTTGAAGTGGTCCAGTGA